A single Anopheles arabiensis isolate DONGOLA chromosome 2, AaraD3, whole genome shotgun sequence DNA region contains:
- the LOC120896538 gene encoding uncharacterized protein LOC120896538, with protein MDTKRLNLSDTELRQIVNDHFTTCDSADQAYRIVQTALEPFSPCPEGFLADHYALKVTIERNGQTELLSFFVKCLPTENPVLRSYLEEIGSFRKESSVLQRIVGSIQRHCPWRTVAPRVHLAVEEQLLVMNNLKSDGYSVVKHEGGLLEVVFVQQALETLANLHACSFVLEQKQGKRLPELFPTVLNENAWVQTSTSTRVKDVANVIKLYTELVKICDHWHGPRKQTILERLAPLIRKIYTYVEPSHEFRNCLNHGDLWCNNIMFKCDGQGQPIGCALVDYQLSRYVPPAYDINLLLYLTTSRQLRDENLSALLDHYYKCFVDTLERNQVNASEIYPHETFLRCCQHYRLAGLIHSTIISGEVTLPSKFLEEIFGDLQSTASFMPDTKVWICVKAFQADERYRKHLIELLDELFAYV; from the coding sequence ATGGACACAAAGCGATTGAATCTGTCCGACACTGAGCTGCGACAAATTGTGAACGATCACTTCACAACATGTGACTCAGCCGACCAAGCGTACCGTATCGTACAAACTGCCCTGGAACCGTTCAGTCCCTGCCCGGAGGGGTTTCTAGCGGATCACTATGCGCTGAAAGTTACGATAGAAAGAAATGGCCAAACGGAGCTGCTTAGCTTCTTCGTCAAGTGTCTACCCACTGAGAATCCGGTGCTAAGAAGCTACCTCGAGGAGATTGGTAGCTTCCGCAAGGAAAGCAGTGTCTTGCAGCGGATAGTGGGATCGATTCAGCGCCACTGCCCATGGCGTACCGTTGCCCCACGGGTGCACTTGGCCGTAGAGGAACAACTGCTCGTCATGAACAATCTTAAGTCCGACGGGTATTCGGTCGTTAAACACGAAGGTGGTTTGTTGGAGGTGGTATTCGTGCAGCAAGCGCTAGAAACACTAGCCAACCTGCATGCCTGTTCGTTCGTACTGGAACAGAAGCAGGGTAAGCGTTTGCCCGAGCTGTTTCCAACCGTGCTCAATGAAAATGCTTGGGTGCAGACGTCTACCAGCACAAGAGTGAAGGATGTGGCCAATGTTATCAAGCTGTACACCGAGCTGGTGAAGATATGCGATCACTGGCACGGTCCacgaaaacaaaccattctCGAGCGGCTAGCACCGCTGATAAGAAAGATTTACACGTACGTTGAACCGTCGCACGAATTCCGCAACTGTCTCAATCACGGTGATCTTTGGTGTAACAACATCATGTTCAAGTGCGATGGCCAAGGACAGCCGATCGGTTGCGCGCTGGTAGACTATCAACTGTCACGTTATGTGCCACCGGCGTACGACATAAACCTGTTGCTGTACCTAACGACCAGTCGTCAATTGCGAGACGAGAATCTATCTGCGCTGTTAGACCATTATTACAAGTGTTTTGTGGACACGCTGGAACGAAATCAGGTGAATGCGAGCGAGATTTATCCTCACGAAACGTTTCTTCGGTGCTGCCAGCATTACAGACTCGCAGGACTCATCCACTCGACGATTATCAGCGGTGAGGTGACTCTGCCGAGCAAGTTTTTGGAGGAAATATTCGGTGACCTACAGAGTACGGCCAGCTTTATGCCGGACACGAAGGTGTGGATTTGTGTAAAGGCTTTCCAGGCAGACGAACGCTACCGGAAGCATCTGATAGAGTTGCTAGATGAACTGTTTGCTTATGTGTAG
- the LOC120897939 gene encoding uncharacterized protein LOC120897939, producing MNPVVRSVLAVVLIGVVAAATEDYQSQSLRAIVRVYDECSKAETGFSPCLKKRAITFIDRLSRVDALALGDLKIVRNERAAAEPTKPLTEAELEQSLPRGLEARDEALTNMLLEKVAGIFSSRTVQVTLPKLSSEELGRGLEEGRGKMKKMMSMMIMGFMMKMAAMVPVAIAGLYLLAGKALIVSKIALLLAGIIGLKKLVASKQQHGSGWSSGGSGHGGWDRRSADAAAIAQNMAYSAYAKNQA from the exons ATGAATCCCGTAGTGCGTTCCGTTCTAGCCGTCGTGCTGATCGGTGTGGTTGCGGCCGCCACCGAGGACTATCAGAGCCAGAGCCTGCGGGCAATTGTGCGGGTGTACGACGAGTGCTCGAAGGCGGAAACtggcttcagcccgtgcctgaAGAAGCGTGCCATCACCTTCATCGACCGGCTGTCCCGCGTCGATGCGCTGGCACTCGGTGATCTGAAGATTGTGCGTAACGAGCGGGCGGCGGCCGAGCCGACCAAACCGCTGACCGAGGCCGAGCTGGAGCAGAGCTTGCCGCGCGGACTGGAGGCACGGGATGAAGCGCTCACCAACATGCTGCTCGAGAAGGTTGCGGGCATTTTCAGCAGCCGCACGGTGCAGGTGACCCTGCCCAAGCTGTCCAGCGAGGAGCTCGGCCGTGGCCTGGAGGAAG GCCGCGGTAAgatgaagaagatgatgagCATGATGATCATGGGCTTCATGATGAAGATGGCCGCCATGGTGCCGGTGGCGATCGCCGGGCTCTACCTGCTCGCCGGCAAGGCGCTGATCGTGTCCAAGATCGCTCTCCTGCTGGCCGGTATCATCGGGCTGAAGAAGCTGGTCgccagcaagcagcagcacggcagcGGCTGGTCGAGCGGCGGCTCCGGACACGGCGGCTGGGATCGACGATCGGCCGATGCTGCGGCTATCGCTCAGAATATGGCGTACAGTGCCTACGCTAAGAACCAGGCGTAA
- the LOC120897401 gene encoding uncharacterized protein LOC120897401: protein MVSFKFVCAVVCVLAVAGQGYAAEDGTVRALRKVYSLCEDSDELLKCIKVQALKLTDRAIKLPSIKLIDGMAIVKKADGGESSTRALNEPTLGEHDLAKLSSAKIDELLFQRAQRFMDGHQLQLNVPRMLASGQQETGRLVEEGRKKMKKYLGPFLAAMAIKGGILTMVYHSIAIVAGKALIIGKIALVISAIIGLKKLVTPEGHEKTTYEIVKHPHVQQSHTYSSNHGDFDTHEAGQFHRSFGNSVDMVMQDRAYRAHVPKN, encoded by the coding sequence ATGGTTTCGTTCAAGTTTGTGTGCGCGGTAGTGTGCGTGCTGGCGGTGGCCGGCCAAGGATATGCCGCGGAGGACGGTACGGTGCGCGCCCTGCGCAAAGTGTACTCGCTGTGCGAGGATAGTGACGAGCTGCTAAAGTGCATCAAGGTGCAGGCCCTCAAGCTGACCGACCGGGCGATCAAGCTGCCAAGCATCAAGCTGATCGACGGTATGGCGATCGTGAAGAAGGCGGACGGTGGTGAATCGAGCACCCGCGCCCTGAACGAGCCGACGCTCGGCGAACACGACCTGGCTAAGCTGTCCTCGGCCAAgatcgacgagctgctgtTCCAGCGGGCCCAGCGCTTCATGGACGGACACCAGCTCCAGCTGAACGTGCCGCGTATGCTCGCCTCCGGCCAGCAGGAAACCGGCCGTCTGGTCGAGGAAGGCCgcaagaagatgaagaaataCCTCGGACCATTCCTCGCTGCAATGGCTATCAAGGGAGGTATCCTGACCATGGTCTACCACTCGATCGCCATCGTCGCCGGTAAGGCGCTCATCATCGGCAAGATCGCCCTGGTCATCTCCGCCATCATCGGTCTGAAGAAGCTCGTCACCCCGGAGGGACACGAGAAGACGACCTACGAGATTGTGAAGCACCCGCACGTCCAGCAGAGCCACACCTACTCCTCCAACCACGGTGACTTCGACACGCACGAGGCCGGCCAGTTCCACCGCAGCTTCGGCAACTCCGTCGACATGGTGATGCAGGATCGCGCCTACCGTGCCCACGTCCCCAAGAACTAA
- the LOC120907176 gene encoding uncharacterized protein LOC120907176 — MSRSTYCWVGLVIGCLLRVAEARVLLDSESPVSISNDTRSPTLQRHLLDRARSCFDSGQLVECFRGEVFRVLDRAIDSNVTFRVTPFVIVRRNPDWPSSARLPADLARLSGWSGLFRKLHELLLSRLFQLSLVDANGRALLDASDEGRGKKHKHKQGNMFSMALMALMAMIAQVIIGKVAVLAAVALIMAKIALVFSTLNGLKKANGSGGGHAAEHVVYEHSSHGGGGGGGGGWQRSIEPRKPYPRYQYYEEDDLPYWKRRPEHDYQDPYDGA; from the exons ATGTCGCGGAGTACCTACTGCTGGGTAGGGTTAGTGATCGGATGCCTTCTCCGTGTTGCCGAGGCGCGCGTGCTACTTGATTCAGAGTCACCCGTGTCCATCTCGAACGATACCCGCTCTCCTACGCTGCAACGCCACCTGCTGGATCGAGCCCGCAGTTGCTTCGACAGTGGCCAGCTGGTGGAATGTTTTCGTGGTGAAGTGTTCCGTGTGCTTGATCGTGCTATCGACTCAAACGTGACGTTCCGTGTGACCCCATTCGTTATTGTGCGCCGCAACCCGGACTGGCCGAGCAGTGCGCGTCTCCCCGCGGACCTCGCCCGGCTTTCCGGCTGGTCGGGACTGTTCCGGAAGCTGCACGAGCTGCTCCTCTCGCGACTATTTCAGCTCAGCCTGGTGGACGCGAATGGACGCGCACTGCTAGACGCCTCGGACGAGGGCCGGGGCAAGaagcacaagcacaagcaGGGCAACATGTTCTCCATGGCGCTGATGGCACTGATGGCGATGATCGCGCAGGTCATCATTGGCAAGGTCGCTGTCCTGGCGGCGGTCGCACTGATCATGGCGAAAATAGCGCTTGTCTTCTCCACCTTG AACGGGCTGAAGAAAGCGAACGGATCGGGTGGTGGCCACGCGGCCGAACACGTCGTCTACGAGCACTCGAGCCATGGGggcggtggaggtggtggtggtggctggcAGCGCAGCATCGAGCCGAGGAAACCGTATCCCCGCTACCAGTACTACGAGGAGGACGATCTGCCCTACTGGAAGCGACGCCCCGAGCACGACTACCAGGATCCGTACGATGGCGCCTAA
- the LOC120896753 gene encoding LOW QUALITY PROTEIN: major royal jelly protein 1 (The sequence of the model RefSeq protein was modified relative to this genomic sequence to represent the inferred CDS: inserted 1 base in 1 codon): MHRWCLLAVVCSGVLVAIARPGQAVGGSHKMEVVKQWNLLNFNFPWDYPAASKEFYNPENVVATGLEVGYDRIFIATPRLFSGVPATVSSIPRGTNGDSPVLQAYPDWTHHRAATKEYNCSDIGLVSVYRLRIDSCNRLWALDAGVSRSLEDFEVTCPPKILVYDLHTDQVVRRIDFPPEVVRRESLYTNLIVDETTSRPENNCDDVFVYITDTVAPGIVVYDSGKDLTWRVSHPAMYPDPDFAESSILEHRFTLMDGIVGLAFDMEAGIVYFQPLATDRIFSVTTAALRAGPLPFGKDLPVKLVGRKSSQGIGLGASPRGGTIFYAPLSETAVASWNPRTNEHQILVQDQEKIQFAADLRTPDRDGTALYVLTSKFHRFFLKNLDANEFNTRILRIDGVAIPSGQLATQSHLRPTVPYDTLHGNAYYHPSVVLPVPYKPLGPVLPPAATTSNPLSVFNTQNMPFGHGLFTKQSTFGHSTILQQGKPSQPFFALNNGEKXFPPSLGSRPQYGASGSPIFVPKLNQNFNDLNLLRYRKSVPVNQTALH, translated from the exons ATGCATCGCTGGTGTCTGCTGGCGGTCGTGTGCAGCGGTGTGCTGGTTGCCATCGCCCGGCCCGGCCAGGCCGTCGGTGGTTCGCACAAGATGGAGGTCGTGAAGCAGTGGAACCTGCTCAACTTCAACTTCCCGTGGGACTATCCGGCCGCCAGTAAGGAGTTCTACAACCCGGAAAACGTCGTCGCCACCGGGCTGGAGGTGGGGTACGATCGCATTTTCATCGCCACCCCGCGCCTGTTTTCGGGCGTGCCGGCGACCGTGTCGAGCATTCCGCGCGGCACCAACGGTGACTCACCGGTGCTGCAGGCCTACCCCGACTGGACGCACCATCGGGCCGCGACGAAGGAGTACAACTGCTCCGACATTGGGCTGGTGTCGGTGTACCGGCTGCGCATTGACTCGTGCAATCGACTGTGGGCGCTGGATGCTGGCGTGTCCCGGTCGCTGGAAGACTTTGAGGTGACGTGCCCGCCCAAGATTCTGGTGTACGATCTGCACACCGATCAGGTGGTGCGTCGGATCGATTTTCCGCCCGAGGTGGTACGACGCGAGTCGCTGTACACGAACCTGATCGTGGACGAGACGACGTCCCGACCGGAGAACAACTGTGACGATGTGTTTGTCTACATTACGGATACGGTTGCGCCGGGCATCGTTGTGTACGACAGCGGGAAGGATCTGACGTGGCGCGTCAGCCATCCGGCTATGTATCCCGATCCGGACTTTGCCGAGTCGTCCATTCTGGAGCACCGGTTCACGCTGATGGACGGTATTGTGGGCCTGGCGTTCGATATGGAGGCTGGCATCGTGTACTTCCAACCGTTGGCCACTGATCG CATTTTCTCCGTCACCACGGCTGCGCTGCGTGCTGGTCCGCTGCCATTCGGAAAGGATCTGCCGGTGAAACTGGTGGGACGCAAGTCTTCCCAAGGCATTGGACTGGGCGCTTCTCCGCGTGGTGGCACTATCTTCTACGCACCACTGTCCGAGACGGCCGTCGCATCTTGGAAtccacgaacgaacgagcatCA GATCCTTGTGCAAGATCAAGAGAAAATCCAGTTTGCTGCCGATCTTCGTACACCGGACCGCGACGGTACGGCACTGTACGTGCTGACGTCCAAGTTCCATCGCTTCTTCTTGAAAAACCTCGACGCCAACGAGTTCAACACGCGCATCCTGCGCATCGACGGTGTGGCCATTCCCAGCGGACAGCTTGCCACCCAGAGCCATCTACGCCCGACTGTTCCGTATGATACGCTGCACGGTAACGCATACTATCACCCGTCGGTCGTACTACCGGTCCCGTATAAGCCGCTGGGGCCGGTGTTGCCCCCAGCAGCAACCACCTCCAACCCGCTGAGCGTGTTTAACACGCAAAATATGCCCTTTGGCCATGGTCTGTTCACCAAGCAGTCGACGTTCGGCCACAGCACCATCCTGCAGCAGGGCAAGCCGTCGCAACCGTTCTTTGCGCTAAATAATGGTGAAA CATTTCCGCCATCGCTCGGATCCCGACCACAGTACGGTGCGAGCGGATCTCCGATCTTTGTCCCGAAGCTCAACCAGAACTTTAACGATCTGAATTTGCTGCGCTACAGGAAGAGCGTGCCGGTAAATCAGACCGCACTGCATTGA